A genomic stretch from Mycobacterium cookii includes:
- a CDS encoding 3-hydroxybutyryl-CoA dehydrogenase yields MSSAIERVGVIGAGQMGGGIAEVSAKAGADVVVFEPTEELAAAGKARIEASLERAVSKGKLSADEREATVARLRYTTKLSDLADRQLTIEAIVEDEAVKAKVFAELDEVITDPAAVLASNTSSIPIMKIAAATKNPGRVLGLHFFNPVPVLPLVELISTIVTDDEAAARTEQFASEVLGKKVVRCGDRSGFIVNALLVPYLLSAIRMVESGVASVEDVDTAVVAGLSHPMGPLRLSDLIGLDTMKLIADAMFDELKDAHYAPPPLLQRMVEAGQLGKKSGKGFYTY; encoded by the coding sequence GTGAGTAGTGCGATTGAGCGCGTCGGCGTTATCGGCGCCGGGCAGATGGGCGGCGGCATCGCCGAGGTTTCGGCGAAGGCCGGGGCCGATGTGGTGGTCTTCGAGCCCACCGAGGAGCTGGCCGCCGCGGGCAAGGCCCGGATCGAGGCGTCGCTGGAGCGCGCCGTCAGCAAGGGCAAGCTGTCCGCCGACGAGCGCGAGGCGACGGTGGCGCGGCTGCGGTACACCACCAAGCTGTCCGACCTCGCCGACCGTCAGCTGACCATCGAGGCGATCGTCGAAGACGAGGCCGTCAAGGCCAAAGTGTTCGCCGAGCTCGACGAGGTGATTACCGACCCCGCCGCCGTGCTCGCGTCCAACACCTCGAGCATCCCGATCATGAAAATCGCTGCGGCAACCAAGAATCCGGGTCGTGTGCTCGGTCTGCACTTCTTCAACCCGGTTCCCGTACTGCCACTGGTCGAGTTGATCAGCACGATCGTCACCGACGACGAGGCTGCGGCGCGCACCGAGCAATTCGCGAGCGAGGTGCTCGGTAAGAAGGTGGTGCGCTGCGGCGACCGTTCCGGCTTCATCGTCAACGCGCTACTGGTGCCCTATCTGCTGTCCGCCATCCGCATGGTCGAGTCGGGTGTCGCGTCGGTCGAAGACGTCGACACCGCCGTTGTCGCGGGACTGTCGCATCCGATGGGTCCGTTGCGGCTATCCGATTTGATCGGGCTCGACACCATGAAGTTGATCGCCGACGCCATGTTTGACGAACTCAAGGACGCGCACTACGCCCCGCCGCCGCTGCTGCAGCGAATGGTCGAAGCCGGCCAACTGGGTAAGAAATCCGGGAAGGGTTTCTACACCTACTGA
- a CDS encoding acyl-[acyl-carrier-protein] thioesterase, which translates to MSLDKVMMPVPDPHPDVFDREWPLRVADIDRDGRLRFDSAARHIVDIGQDQLREMGFEETHPLWIVRRTMIDVIRPIEFGDMLRMRRWCSGTSNRWCEMRVRIDGRKGGLLESEAFWINFNRDTQTPARIADDFLEGLRKTTDVDRLRWKAYLKAGSRDDAAEIHEFPVRFTDIDFFDHMNNSVYWSVVEDYLSSYPELLKAPLRVTIEHDAAVALGDKLEIISHVHPAGSTDRFGAELADRTVRTLTYAVGDEIKALAAIFPL; encoded by the coding sequence GTGAGCCTGGACAAAGTAATGATGCCGGTGCCGGACCCGCACCCCGACGTCTTCGACCGGGAATGGCCGCTGCGCGTCGCCGACATCGACCGCGACGGGCGACTGCGCTTCGATTCCGCCGCCCGCCACATCGTGGACATCGGTCAGGATCAGCTGCGCGAGATGGGGTTCGAGGAGACTCATCCGCTCTGGATCGTCCGGCGGACGATGATCGACGTGATCCGCCCGATCGAGTTCGGCGACATGTTGCGGATGCGTCGGTGGTGTTCGGGGACCTCGAACCGGTGGTGCGAGATGCGAGTCCGCATCGACGGCCGCAAGGGCGGCTTGTTGGAGTCGGAAGCGTTCTGGATCAACTTCAATCGGGACACCCAGACACCTGCCCGCATCGCCGACGACTTTCTCGAGGGCCTGCGCAAGACCACCGATGTCGACCGGCTGCGGTGGAAGGCCTACCTGAAAGCGGGCAGCCGAGACGACGCCGCGGAAATCCACGAGTTTCCGGTCCGATTCACCGACATCGACTTCTTCGATCACATGAACAACTCCGTGTACTGGAGCGTCGTCGAGGATTACCTCTCGTCATACCCGGAGCTGCTCAAGGCGCCGTTGCGGGTGACCATCGAGCACGATGCCGCGGTGGCGCTGGGCGACAAGCTGGAGATCATCTCGCACGTGCACCCCGCCGGCTCGACCGATCGCTTCGGCGCCGAGCTTGCCGATCGCACTGTTAGAACGCTCACATATGCCGTCGGCGACGAGATCAAGGCGCTCGCGGCGATCTTCCCGCTCTAA
- a CDS encoding carboxymuconolactone decarboxylase family protein has translation MTEEIGRIPAGGFRELGPINWVLAKSAARTVRAPRMHLFATLGQHKRLFLAMMPFSALLLRGRLPQVDTELVILRVAHLRGSEYELQHHRWMGRRRGLDDHTQELIFAWPDTSGGDLTDRQKTLLRATDEFILNRAISPEVWQQLSSHLDKRQIIEFCMLAGQYDSLAATMSALQIPLDNPGQSDRYR, from the coding sequence ATGACGGAAGAGATTGGCCGCATCCCGGCAGGTGGATTTCGCGAATTAGGGCCGATCAATTGGGTTTTGGCGAAGTCGGCGGCCCGCACCGTCCGCGCACCCAGGATGCACCTGTTCGCCACGTTGGGACAGCACAAGCGGCTCTTCCTGGCGATGATGCCGTTCTCCGCGTTGCTGTTGAGGGGTCGGCTGCCGCAGGTGGACACCGAGTTGGTGATCCTGCGGGTCGCTCACCTGCGCGGGTCCGAGTACGAATTGCAGCACCACCGCTGGATGGGGCGCCGCCGCGGACTCGACGATCACACCCAGGAGCTGATCTTCGCCTGGCCGGACACGTCCGGCGGCGACCTGACCGACCGCCAGAAGACGCTGCTGCGTGCCACCGATGAGTTCATCCTCAACCGCGCCATCAGCCCGGAGGTCTGGCAGCAGCTGTCCAGCCACCTCGATAAGCGTCAGATCATCGAATTCTGCATGCTCGCAGGGCAATACGACAGTCTGGCCGCGACGATGTCGGCACTGCAGATTCCGCTGGACAACCCCGGACAGTCGGACCGCTACAGATAA
- the ramB gene encoding acetate metabolism transcriptional regulator RamB, with translation MSKTFVGSRVRQLRSERGFSQAALAQMLDISPSYLNQIEHDVRPLTVAVLLRITEVFGVDATFFASQDDTRLLAELREVTLDHDLGVDVDQTELADVVSSHPALARALVNLHRRYRLTTTQLAAATEDRFSDGSGSITMPHEEVRDYFYERQNYLHELDTAAEELTVRMRMHRADLVRDLSDRLISVHDVRIKRIDLGDNVLHQYDPETRTLEIGGHLPSGQYAFKLAAELAYLEHGPLIDSLVDEGNFTSEESRKLARLGLANYFAAATVLPYRQFHEVAENFGYDVERLSAYYAVSYETICHRLSTLQRPSMRGVPFSFIRVDRAGNMSKRQSATGFHFSSSGGTCPLWNVYETFANPGKIQVQIAQMPDGRNYMWVARTVERRASRYGQPGKTFAIGLGCELRHAHRLVYSEGLDLSGDIATPIGAGCRVCERDNCPQRAFPALGRALDLDEHRSTVSPYLVKRT, from the coding sequence ATGTCTAAGACGTTCGTCGGCTCGCGGGTGCGGCAGCTGCGCAGCGAGCGCGGATTCAGCCAGGCCGCACTGGCCCAGATGCTCGACATCTCCCCGAGCTATCTCAACCAAATCGAGCACGACGTCCGGCCGCTGACCGTGGCTGTGCTGCTGCGCATCACCGAGGTCTTCGGCGTCGACGCGACGTTCTTCGCCTCGCAGGACGACACCCGTCTGCTCGCCGAGTTACGCGAGGTCACCCTCGATCACGACCTCGGTGTCGACGTGGATCAAACGGAGCTGGCCGACGTTGTGAGCTCGCACCCGGCTTTGGCGCGCGCGCTGGTCAACCTGCACCGGCGATACCGGCTCACCACCACGCAACTCGCCGCGGCCACCGAGGACCGCTTCTCCGACGGCAGCGGGTCGATCACCATGCCCCACGAAGAGGTGCGCGATTACTTCTACGAGCGACAGAACTACCTGCACGAGCTGGACACTGCGGCCGAGGAGCTGACGGTGCGGATGCGCATGCACCGCGCGGATCTGGTGCGCGACCTGTCCGACCGGTTGATCTCCGTCCACGACGTCCGCATCAAGCGAATCGACTTGGGCGACAACGTTCTTCACCAGTACGACCCGGAGACGCGCACGCTGGAGATCGGCGGGCACCTGCCGTCCGGCCAGTACGCGTTCAAGCTCGCCGCCGAGCTCGCCTACCTGGAACACGGTCCGCTCATCGACAGTCTGGTCGACGAGGGCAATTTCACCAGCGAGGAGTCCCGCAAGCTGGCCCGGCTCGGGCTGGCCAATTATTTCGCCGCCGCGACGGTGCTGCCGTACCGGCAGTTCCACGAGGTCGCCGAGAATTTCGGCTACGACGTCGAGCGGCTGTCGGCGTACTACGCCGTCAGCTACGAGACCATCTGCCATCGGCTGTCCACCCTGCAGCGGCCGTCGATGCGCGGCGTGCCGTTCTCCTTCATCCGCGTCGACCGCGCGGGCAACATGTCAAAACGCCAGTCCGCCACAGGCTTTCACTTCTCCTCCAGCGGTGGCACCTGTCCGCTGTGGAACGTCTACGAGACATTCGCCAACCCCGGCAAGATCCAGGTGCAGATCGCCCAGATGCCCGACGGACGCAATTACATGTGGGTGGCCCGCACCGTGGAGCGCAGGGCATCACGGTATGGTCAGCCCGGCAAAACGTTCGCGATCGGGCTGGGCTGCGAGCTCCGGCACGCCCACCGGCTCGTCTACTCGGAAGGACTGGACTTGTCCGGGGATATCGCAACACCGATCGGTGCGGGCTGCCGCGTCTGCGAACGCGACAACTGCCCGCAGCGCGCGTTCCCCGCGTTGGGACGGGCACTGGACCTCGACGAGCACCGCAGCACGGTCTCGCCCTACTTGGTGAAGCGAACATGA
- the aceA gene encoding isocitrate lyase has protein sequence MSSVGTPKTAEQIQKDWDTNPRWKGLTRTYTPEDVVALQGSVVEESTLARRGAEVLWSQLHDLEFVNALGALTGNMAVQQVRAGLKAIYLSGWQVAGDANLSGHTYPDQSLYPANSVPQVVRRINNALLRADEIAKVEGDTSVENWLAPIVADGEAGFGGALNVYELQKAMIAAGVAGSHWEDQLASEKKCGHLGGKVLIPTQQHIRTLTSARLAADVADVPTVVIARTDAEAATLITSDVDERDRPFITGERTAEGFYRVKNGLEPCIARAKAYAPYSDLIWMETGTPDLDLARRFAEGVKSEFPDQLLAYNCSPSFNWRKHLDDSTIARFQKELGAMGFKFQFITLAGFHALNYSMFDLAYGYARNQMSAYVELQEREFAAEERGYTATKHQREVGAGYFDRIATTVDPTSSTTALAGSTEEGQFH, from the coding sequence ATGTCAAGCGTTGGCACGCCGAAGACCGCCGAACAGATCCAGAAGGACTGGGACACCAACCCCCGCTGGAAGGGCCTCACCCGCACCTACACCCCCGAAGACGTCGTCGCCCTGCAGGGCAGCGTGGTCGAGGAGTCGACGCTGGCCCGCCGCGGCGCCGAGGTGCTGTGGAGCCAACTGCACGACCTGGAGTTCGTCAACGCGCTCGGCGCGCTGACCGGAAACATGGCGGTGCAGCAGGTTCGCGCCGGCCTCAAGGCCATCTACCTGTCGGGTTGGCAGGTCGCCGGTGACGCGAACCTGTCCGGCCACACCTACCCGGACCAGAGCCTCTACCCGGCCAACTCGGTGCCGCAGGTCGTCCGCCGGATCAACAACGCGCTGCTGCGCGCCGACGAGATCGCCAAGGTCGAGGGCGACACCTCCGTCGAGAACTGGCTGGCCCCGATCGTCGCCGACGGTGAAGCCGGTTTCGGTGGCGCACTCAACGTCTACGAGCTGCAGAAAGCCATGATCGCGGCCGGTGTCGCCGGTTCGCACTGGGAGGACCAGCTGGCCTCGGAGAAGAAGTGCGGTCACCTCGGTGGCAAGGTGCTGATCCCGACCCAGCAGCACATCCGCACGTTGACGTCCGCGCGGCTTGCGGCTGACGTGGCTGACGTGCCGACCGTCGTCATCGCCCGCACCGACGCCGAGGCCGCCACGCTGATCACCAGCGACGTCGACGAGCGCGACCGCCCGTTCATCACCGGTGAGCGCACCGCCGAGGGGTTTTACCGGGTGAAGAACGGACTCGAGCCGTGCATCGCCCGGGCCAAGGCCTACGCGCCCTACTCCGACCTGATCTGGATGGAGACCGGCACCCCGGACCTCGACCTGGCCCGCCGGTTCGCCGAGGGCGTCAAGAGCGAGTTCCCCGACCAGCTGCTGGCCTACAACTGCTCGCCGTCGTTCAACTGGCGCAAGCACCTGGACGACTCGACCATCGCGCGGTTCCAGAAGGAGCTCGGTGCGATGGGCTTCAAGTTCCAGTTCATCACGCTGGCCGGCTTCCACGCCCTCAACTACTCGATGTTCGACCTGGCTTACGGCTACGCCCGCAACCAGATGAGCGCCTACGTCGAGCTGCAGGAGCGCGAGTTCGCGGCCGAGGAGCGCGGTTACACCGCCACCAAGCACCAGCGCGAGGTCGGGGCCGGTTACTTCGACCGGATCGCCACCACCGTCGACCCGACGTCGTCGACCACGGCGCTGGCGGGCTCGACCGAAGAGGGTCAGTTCCACTGA